One window of Parambassis ranga chromosome 3, fParRan2.1, whole genome shotgun sequence genomic DNA carries:
- the LOC114433806 gene encoding CD151 antigen-like isoform X2, which produces MGVYEEKKETCGTICLKYTLFAFNFLFWLAGGVVMAVGVWTLVEKSDYISLLPSKTYAASAYILVLAGAIVMVTGVLGCCATFKEQRRLLRVYFVLLLCIFLLEVLAGVLAYIYYQQLNEELKQNLRETMIQKYKQTSYEHITSAVDKLQGEFKCCGSNSSSDWAESIWIRTSDASGRKVPDSCCKTVTPGCGVRDHPSNIYKVEGGCITKLENFILDHLKIIGAVGVGIACVQIIGMVFTCCLYRSLKAEPY; this is translated from the exons ATGGGGGTGTatgaggagaaaaaggaaacATGTGGGACCATCTGCCTGAAATACACCCTGTTCGCTTTCAACTTCCTCTTCTGG TTGGCAGGTGGCGTCGTGATGGCAGTGGGTGTTTGGACCTTGGTCGAGAAGAGCGACTACATCAGCCTCCTCCCCTCCAAGACCTACGCCGCCTCCGCCTACATACTGGTCCTGGCTGGAGCCATCGTCATGGTAACAGGCGTGCTGGGCTGCTGTGCCACCTTCAAGGAGCAAAGGAGGCTGCTGAGAGTG TACtttgtcctgctgctctgcatcttCCTGTTGGAGGTCCTGGCTGGAGTCCTGGCTTACATCTACTATCAGCAG TTGAATGAAGAGCTGAAGCAAAACCTGAGGGAGACCATGATCCAGAAGTATAAACAGACCTCTTATGAACACATCACCAGCGCTGTGGACAAGCTGCAGGGGGAG TTCAAGTGCTGTGGGAGCAATAGTTCATCTGACTGGGCTGAGAGCATCTGGATCCGCACCAGCGATGCAAGCGGCAGGAAGGttcctgacagctgctgtaagACTGTCACTCCGGGCTGCGGGGTCCGGGACCACCCGTCCAACATCTACAAGGTGGAG ggAGGCTGCATCACTAAACTGGAGAATTTCATCCTGGACCACCTGAAGATCATCGGAGCGGTCGGCGTCGGGATCGCCTGTGTACAG ATCATCGGCATGGTGTTTACATGCTGCCTATACCGAAGTCTGAAAGCAGAGCCGTACTaa